In Triticum urartu cultivar G1812 chromosome 6, Tu2.1, whole genome shotgun sequence, the following proteins share a genomic window:
- the LOC125516284 gene encoding bidirectional sugar transporter SWEET2a-like, with the protein MASLGLPGPSSYHDLCCYGAGIAGNIFAFVLFISPLPTFRRIVRNGSTEQFSATPYIYSLLNCLVCMWYALPFVSYGVVLVATVNTIGAAFQLAYTAVFIAYADAKKRLKVSVLLAGVFCVFGLIVYVSMALFDHKPRRTFVGYLSVASLIFMFASPLSIINLVIRTKSVEYMPFYLSLSMSLMSMSFFAYGALLDDFFIYVPNGIGTILGVIQLLLYAYYSRKGSRDEARRPLLVTHT; encoded by the exons ATGGCTTCCCTGGGCTTGCCCGGACCCTCCTCCTACCACGACCTCTGCTGCTACGGCGCAGGAATCGCAG GGAACATCTTTGCCTTCGTGCTCTTCATCTCCCCGCT GCCGACATTCAGGAGGATCGTCCGGAATGGGTCGACGGAGCAGTTCTCGGCCACGCCCTACATCTACTCACTCCTCAACTGCCTCGTCTGCATGTGGTACGCCCTCCCCTTCGTCTCCTACGGCGTCGTCCTGGTCGCCACCGTCAACACCATCGGCGCCGCCTTCCAGCTTGCATACACCGCCGTCTTCATCGCCTACGCCGACGCCAAGAAAAGA CTCAAGGTGTCCGTGCTGCTGGCAGGGGTGTTCTGCGTGTTCGGGCTGATTGTGTATGTCAGTATGGCGCTGTTTGATCACAAGCCTCGGCGAACATTCGTCGGCTATCTCAGCGTGGCGTCCCTCATATTCATGTTCGCATCCCCTCTGTCCATCATT AATTTGGTGATCAGGACCAAGAGCGTGGAGTACATGCCATTTTATTTGTCGCTATCGATGTCCCTGATGAGCATGTCGTTTTTTGCATACGGGGCGCTTCTGGATGACTTCTTCATATAC GTTCCCAATGGCATCGGCACAATCCTAGGTGTCATACAGTTGCTGTTATATGCCTACTACAGTAGAAAAGGATCGAGAGACGAAGCCAGACGGCCATTACTAGTCACACATACATGA